A window from Culex pipiens pallens isolate TS chromosome 3, TS_CPP_V2, whole genome shotgun sequence encodes these proteins:
- the LOC120420908 gene encoding protein suppressor 2 of zeste, translating into MTTAASAPLHSNTAVATTAAVAATTQVAATQTRSNRRKVKDFNDSITCTLCSGYLIEATTVNDCLHTFCRSCIVRYLECNKYCPKCKSYNNKTITVANLRPDRILKSLVYKLVPGLYKSENQRVTRFYSDQFPEPGSPGGTRKLSPEHGLLEDQNFFSPDELISLSLEYHYESIADYDPKRTQLPVTYLHCPAAVTIHHLYKFILTKNGLQVDSDRIQVDIIYEDEILPHEFTLMDVAYCFDYRRVSPMRLFYRIFIHPTAKPTATTTTTHSVGGSSDKNSNASNNNSSSERDANNSATSNGKPPSNLNESQGSAESSSSTSPSTSSPGKGVAAVAAAATTDDVSGGRVGEVESVNGIVNSATDEQPLLSVRPSENKPVEASGSNSYKSVESKYDSKLIITKTSSTRVDKGVGERQEKEPIKLVLVSKKSDKNSSKLIYSKSEPKSSKSPSSSSPTSPGDFKRLRSSDIRYSDYETASTSFASSSSKSGTVPGDDSTRKSESHSAKKHNKINNDYTSAGDSSGKKFPGDNSRNKTNGSNAASRNGANDAALVESAKSKHEKSKSSPHRSESNGSAVAITASTGATTTTTVEKNEKSSELKCYVNLKKQTVVSPLSAEASSANRKLEVPKLKIELPSLKTKISIPKQDNSERSPKSAHSSSTSSSAATSPTASTSSTSGKSPIWPPKADDKPSAPDVNSIGIEEYAKTIGLKPVYKSGSEPGEWKKKKKSSTSSSPDPFASSHRKRKKAKHSKEAGSGGKRRKLHAEISSQHELSSLKMKVKLTEKPSKHERKPSEEVASSTAKQSAEVGPSSSAAPVTTKADDPKVIDITKGDDDDDVKIIEQPTPAPPAILAPVVSEPVKMGVEAAATRVNELPKLPALATISDNGSTKAKINEMRAIRHKPMVYIPNPIDKNLSDTSSTINNLIQSVQAKTGFIDKDNDVQIVTTAVKMPPLVATKPVVTVSSMKPPTVIPSVNSRIVASNSIPKPQQKMFSPRHSPSYPPLALQSTPKKVAVAAPISSTNIYQPRNSVPVGLKRSSSVDSGSTYNLPPKTPRVDHFEAANRLQKKPCYAPMFNFVKGASLAKNGTTNSMPTSANDVPYKSPISSTYTKEIATKKSVPSLLLPPSSISVTKMTDVAPQPARIDNRPALEIVRIPSTAPVADKPQPKTTRPPPPTIPLIKIKKSTSLPEHPTSPISPSVFQVTSSSTSASTNLTTSSASSQDTSGGALDLTTRANDDLIILESSDSLTSKLNGNDSKQPASRQPSKLDNSQLELINSLIQSSAASMIKAGPSMMAKLGGIPGLKLPADMIGFAITSSSPNTPNLSTITTSTTKSMPMPKLAEISSRPTPKLAAARQPNPSVRSIPNPSALAFRNQTIPSTVTSPTRVLNVNTLSRPSSDVSFNNNNNSSNLLNNNKNDGVSSTTTGGKKTIEKVAAGLRAAAATATTSPANQFAGGNRVSSSNGNSAATTTANGGGKNGVNVV; encoded by the exons TTTGCCGGTCATGCATCGTGCGGTACTTGGAGTGCAATAAATACTGTCCAAAATGCAAATCGTACAACAACAAAACGATCACGGTGGCTAATTTAAG GCCGGATCGCATCCTAAAGTCCCTGGTGTACAAGCTGGTCCCGGGGCTGTACAAGTCGGAAAACCAAAGAGTCACCAGATTCTACTCGGACCAGTTTCCGGAGCCGGGCTCGCCCGGCGGCACCCGGAAGCTGTCCCCCGAGCATGGCCTCCTCGAGGACCAGAACTTTTTCTCGCCGGACGAGCTCATCAG CCTCTCCCTCGAGTACCACTACGAGTCGATTGCGGACTACGACCCGAAGCGGACCCAGCTGCCGGTCACGTACCTGCACTGTCCGGCGGCCGTCACGATCCACCACCTGTATAAGTTTATCCTGACGAAGAACGGGCTGCAGGTGGACAGCGACCGCATCCAGGTGGACATCATCTACGAGGACGAGATTCTGCCGCACGAGTTCACGCTGATGGACGTGGCGTACTGCTTCGATTACCGCCGG GTTTCCCCGATGCGGTTGTTTTATCGGATATTTATCCACCCGACCGCAAAACCGacggccaccaccaccaccacgcaCAGCGTCGGTGGCAGCAGCGATAAAAATAGCAAcgcaagcaacaacaacagcagcagcgaaCGCGACGCTAATAATAGCGCAACGAGCAACGGCAAGCCGCCGTCTAACCTCAACGAAAGTCAAGGTAGTGCAGAATCGTCATCGTCGACGTCTCCGTCGACTTCGTCACCGGGAAAGGGTGTTGCAGCAGTCGCAGCAGCCGCCACCACCGATGACGTTTCTGGTGGAAGAGTAGGCGAAGTGGAGAGTGTCAACGGTATTGTAAACAGTGCGACAGATGAGCAACCGCTGCTGTCAGTGAGGCCCAGTGAAAACAAACCGGTGGAGGCTAGTGGAAGTAACAGTTACAAGTCAGTAGAGAGTAAATACGATAGCAAATTGATAATTACCAAAACAAGCAGCACTCGAGTGGATAAAGGTGTGGGTGAGAGGCAGGAAAAAGAGCCGATCAAGTTGGTGTTGGTGTCGAAGAAAAGTGATAAAAACAGTTCGAAGTTAATCTACTCGAAAAGTGAACCCAAATCGAGTAAATCtccctcgtcgtcgtcgccgaccAGTCCCGGTGACTTTAAGCGACTTCGCAGCAGTGATATCCGATACAGTGACTACGAAACGGCGTCGACGTCGTTTGCGTCAAGCAGCAGCAAGAGTGGAACCGTTCCGGGCGATGATTCGACGAGAAAATCCGAGTCACACAGTGCGAAGaaacataataaaataaataatgattATACCAGTGCAGGCGATTCCAGCGGGAAAAAGTTCCCCGGAGACAATAGTCGGAACAAAACGAACGGCAGCAATGCTGCCAGCAGGAATGGGGCCAACGACGCCGCACTGGTCGAGTCGGCAAAAAGCAAGCATGAAAAATCCAAATCTTCTCCGCACCGGAGCGAAAGCAACGGGTCTGCGGTGGCGATAACGGCATCTACCggtgccaccaccaccaccacagtgGAGAAGAACGAAAAGTCATCCGAGTTAAAGTGCTACGTGAACCTGAAGAAACAAACGGTCGTTTCGCCCCTGTCAGCGGAAGCGTCCAGCGCAAATCGCAAACTCGAAGTTCCTAAACTGAAAATAGAGCTACCTAGTCTGAAGACGAAAATCTCCATCCCCAAACAGGACAACAGCGAACGGTCCCCAAAATCGGCGCACTCGTCCTCGACCTCCTCCTCCGCCGCGACCTCACCGACCGCCTCCACATCGTCCACCTCTGGCAAGTCTCCAATATGGCCGCCGAAGGCGGACGACAAACCCTCGGCGCCGGATGTCAACTCGATCGGCATCGAGGAGTACGCAAAAACAATTGGCCTCAAACCGGTCTACAAGAGCGGCTCCGAGCCGGGCGAgtggaaaaagaaaaagaagagctCGACCTCTTCCTCCCCAGACCCATTCGCCTCCTCGCACCGCAAGCGCAAAAAGGCCAAACACTCGAAAGAGGCGGGCAGCGGCGGCAAACGGAGGAAATTACACGCCGAAATTTCCTCCCAGCACGAGCTGTCCAGCCTGAAAATGAAGGTCAAACTCACCGAAAAGCCCTCGAAGCACGAGCGCAAACCGAGCGAGGAAGTCGCGTCGTCGACGGCGAAACAGAGTGCGGAAGTTGGCCCGTCATCGTCCGCGGCACCGGTCACAACAAAGGCGGACGACCCGAAGGTGATTGACATTACGAAgggtgacgatgatgatgatgtaaaAATAATCGAACAGCCTACGCCGGCTCCGCCGGCAATTTTAGCACCGGTGGTCAGTGAGCCGGTAAAGATGGGGGTTGAGGCGGCGGCTACGAGGGTTAACGAGCTGCCAAAACTTCCCGCGCTAGCTACCATATCGGACAACGGGTCGACCAAGGCGAAGATTAATGAGATGAGAGCAATTCGTCACAAGCCGATGGTTTACATTCCGAACCCGATTGATAAGAATCTGTCGGATACGTCGTCGACTATCAACAACCTGATTCAGAGCGTGCAGGCCAAGACCGGGTTCATTGATAAGGATAATGATGTGCAAATCGTTACGACGGCTGTCAAGATGCCGCCGCTGGTTGCGACAAAGCCGGTGGTGACGGTTTCAAGCATGAAACCACCCACGGTTATTCCGTCGGTTAACAGTAGAATCGTTGCGTCGAATAGCATTCCAAAGCCTCAGCAGAAGATGTTTAGCCCACGGCACAGCCCCAGTTATCCGCCACTTGCGCTGCAGAGTACCCCCAAGAAGGTGGCCGTCGCGGCGCCAATCAGTAGTACAAACATTTACCAGCCAAGAAATTCAGTTCCTGTCGGCTTGAAGCGCTCGTCGAGCGTAGACAGTGGCTCCACCTACAATCTACCGCCGAAGACCCCCCGGGTGGATCACTTTGAGGCGGCCAATCGACTGCAGAAGAAGCCCTGCTACGCGCCCATGTTTAACTTTGTGAAAGGTGCCAGTCTGGCGAAGAATGGAACCACCAACAGTATGCCGACCTCGGCGAACGATGTACCTTACAAATCTCCAATCAGTTCCACGTACACCAAGGAGATTGCCACGAAAAAGTCTGTCCCCAGTTTACTACTACCTCCCTCGTCGATAAGTGTGACCAAGATGACCGATGTGGCGCCCCAACCTGCCCGCATTGACAATCGGCCCGCGCTGGAAATTGTCCGGATACCGTCCACGGCACCGGTAGCGGACAAACCGCAGCCCAAAACAACCCGACCTCCTCCGCCAACCATCCCactcatcaaaatcaaaaagtccACCTCCCTGCCGGAACACCCGACCTCGCCGATCTCACCCTCCGTGTTCCAGGTGACCAGTTCCAGCACTTCCGCGTCCACCAACCTCACCACCAGCTCCGCCTCCTCGCAGGACACCAGCGGCGGTGCACTAGACCTGACCACTCGCGCCAACGATGATTTGATTATCCTCGAAAGCAGTGACAGCCTAACCTCAAAACTGAACGGAAACGATTCAAAACAACCCGCCAGCCGGCAACCCAGCAAACTCGACAACAGCCAGCTGGAGCTTATCAACTCGCTGATACAATCATCCGCGGCATCCATGATAAAGGCCGGCCCCAGCATGATGGCCAAACTGGGCGGCATCCCTGGCCTGAAACTCCCCGCGGACATGATTGGCTTCGCCATCACCTCCTCCTCCCCCAACACCCCAAACCTTTCCACCATCACCACCTCAACGACCAAATCGATGCCGATGCCAAAGCTGGCGGAAATCAGCAGTCGACCTACCCCGAAACTGGCCGCCGCCCGTCAGCCCAACCCCTCCGTCAGGAGCATCCCGAACCCATCGGCGCTCGCCTTCCGCAATCAAACAATCCCATCCACCGTGACGTCACCGACGCGAGTTCTGAACGTCAACACCCTCAGTAGGCCGTCCAGTGACGTTagcttcaacaacaacaacaacagcagcaattTGCTCAACAACAATAAAAATGACGGCGTCAGCTCGACGACGACCGGCGGCAAAAAGACGATTGAGAAAGTGGCCGCAGGACTGCGGGCGGCAGCGGCCACCGCGACGACGTCGCCGGCTAATCAGTTTGCGGGAGGTAACCGGGTGAGTAGCAGCAATGGCAATAGTGCGGCGACGACGACCGCCAATGGCGGTGGCAAAAACGGTGTAAACGTTGTCTAA